Genomic DNA from Brassica rapa cultivar Chiifu-401-42 chromosome A04, CAAS_Brap_v3.01, whole genome shotgun sequence:
TCAAGCAACTGGTAACCAATTTTTCcactgaaaattttgttttgagtTCTTGTTGGAAACTAGACATTGAGATTGTCTTTCCTTTTGACTTTTTGGGGTTTCAAGAAAAGAACAAGAAACCACAGAAGCTCGCGTTTGCTATCGGTAAAACAGAGGAAAACTGTGACGTGTTTAGTGGCAAGTGGGTGAGAGACGAAGTCTCCCGACCACCGTACGAGGAATGGGAGTGTCCGTACATTCAACCTCAGCTTACATGTCAAGAACACGGTCGTCCCGACAAAGACTACCAGTTCTGGCGGTGGCAACCCAACCACTGCGATCTCCCCTCGTAatcttactctctctctctcactttaTTCACTAGGTTTCCTCTGTTGCATGTATAactctgtttcctctgtttcATAGATTCAACGCCACGCTAATGCTAGAGACACTGAGAGGGAAGAGGATGATGTACGTAGGAGACTCACTAAACCGTGGAATGTTTGTATCAATGATTTGTCTTCTTCATCGTATCATCCCTGAAGATCAGAAATTCATTAAAACTACTGGTTCACTCACTGTCTTCACTGCCAAGGTAACTCTATCTACTTAAAACCTAAGTCATCacctttcttattttttttttgtctatgttTTGCAATATCTCACCTCATTTAGAGATTATTATCTCTATGTTCAGGAGTATAACGTGACGATTGAGTTCTACTGGGCACCGTTTCTTCTAGAGTCTAATTCAGACGATGCAATAGTTCATAGAATATCAGATAGGGTTGTGAGGAAAGGCTCAATTAACAAACATGGTCGTCACTGGAAAGGCGCTGATATAATCGTCTTCAACACTTATTTATGGTGGATGACTGGCTTGAAGATGAACATCTTGTAACCATTTTTATAACTTCAAATCCTATAACTATACATATTAATCACATaacattgttttttttgatATGGTTTCATGGggttgtgtatatatataggcaAGGATCGTTTGATGATAAGGAGAAGGTTATCGCAGAGGTATCGACTGAAGATGCGTACAGAATGGGGATGAAGAGTATGTTGAGATGGGTGAAGAACAATATGGATCGTAagaaaactagggttttcttcaCAAGCATGTCTCCAACTCATGCCAAGTTAGTGACTTTGACCGTTCTAATAGAGAAATTTAGCTAATAAATAATGCAAAAGATTGTTAATCCACTTTTATTATACAAGATGTTCTGCTATAAACTCCATGAACTGCTTAATTTACTTacgaaattaataaatttattgttaCTTTCGTAGCAAGAAACTAATTGGTCagggtttttttgttttgttttatgatgTTTTTTAGGGGCATAGATTGGGGAGGTGAGCCAGGTCAGAACTGCTATAATCAGACAACACTTATAGAAGATCCAAACTACTGGGGATCAGATTGTCGGAAAAGCATAATGAAAGTGCTTGGAGAAGTGTTTGGGAGATCGAAAACACCGATAACGTTACTAAACATAACGCAAATGTCGAACTATCGGAGAGATGCGCACACATCGATATACAAGAAGCAATGGAGTCCACTGACGGCGGAGCAGCTAGAGAATCCGACGAGCTATGCGGATTGTGTACATTGGTGCTTGCCTGGCCTTCAAGATACTTGGAATGAGCTCCTCTTTGCTAAACTTTTCTATCCTTGAGAGAGACGACACCGTTTTGTCCATTGAGAGAAACGATACCGTTTTTGCCTTTTGAGTTTGGCGAGAGACCTATACTCTGTGTATTCATTGAATTTATG
This window encodes:
- the LOC103865788 gene encoding protein trichome birefringence-like 33, coding for MKPSSPISFTSSSLAPSLPRKHRLSPYLFTLLIFIFFVSVLYGEDFMCIFGQLEPTFSLRPSQATEKNKKPQKLAFAIGKTEENCDVFSGKWVRDEVSRPPYEEWECPYIQPQLTCQEHGRPDKDYQFWRWQPNHCDLPSFNATLMLETLRGKRMMYVGDSLNRGMFVSMICLLHRIIPEDQKFIKTTGSLTVFTAKEYNVTIEFYWAPFLLESNSDDAIVHRISDRVVRKGSINKHGRHWKGADIIVFNTYLWWMTGLKMNILQGSFDDKEKVIAEVSTEDAYRMGMKSMLRWVKNNMDRKKTRVFFTSMSPTHAKGIDWGGEPGQNCYNQTTLIEDPNYWGSDCRKSIMKVLGEVFGRSKTPITLLNITQMSNYRRDAHTSIYKKQWSPLTAEQLENPTSYADCVHWCLPGLQDTWNELLFAKLFYP